From one Pedobacter faecalis genomic stretch:
- the der gene encoding ribosome biogenesis GTPase Der, whose protein sequence is MSNIIAIVGRPNVGKSTLFNRLTESRKAIVDDFSGVTRDRHYGSAEWTNKQFTVIDTGGYVANSEDVFEAAIREQVIIAIEEATVLLFMVDVTTGITDLDDEIAQLLRRSKKPVFTVVNKVDNTQLQNDASVFYGFGLGEIYPISSMTGSGTGDLLDDVVEHFEDIPEEENSLAKITIVGRPNVGKSSLINALIGKDRNIVTPIAGTTRDSIHIHYNQFGHEFMFIDTAGLRKKTKVKENIEFYSVMRTIKALEEADVVILMVDAMEGLESQDVNIFHLAEKNKKGVVILVNKWDLVEKNSKTINVFKEQIQQKLQPFTDVPILFTSVINKQRIFQAIETALEVYKNRSKKVPTSKLNDVMLPIIEKYPPPATKGKYIKIKYITQINASSPMFAFFCNLPQYIKEPYKRFLENKLRENFDFSGVPIQIYFRQK, encoded by the coding sequence ATGAGCAATATTATCGCAATCGTAGGAAGACCCAACGTAGGCAAGTCGACACTTTTTAATCGCCTCACCGAAAGCCGGAAAGCTATTGTAGATGATTTCAGCGGCGTAACGCGCGACCGCCATTATGGCTCGGCGGAATGGACGAACAAGCAGTTTACAGTGATAGACACAGGTGGTTATGTAGCCAATTCGGAAGATGTATTTGAAGCGGCTATCCGCGAGCAGGTCATTATTGCGATAGAGGAAGCTACCGTGCTGCTGTTTATGGTGGACGTGACGACCGGCATCACCGACCTGGATGATGAAATTGCGCAGCTGCTTAGAAGAAGCAAGAAGCCAGTGTTCACTGTTGTAAATAAAGTAGATAATACACAGCTTCAAAATGATGCCTCTGTGTTTTACGGGTTCGGATTGGGTGAGATCTACCCAATTTCGTCTATGACCGGCTCTGGCACCGGCGATCTTCTTGATGATGTGGTTGAACATTTCGAAGATATTCCTGAAGAGGAAAACTCACTAGCTAAGATTACCATAGTAGGTCGGCCCAACGTAGGGAAATCGTCTTTGATCAACGCGCTGATTGGGAAAGACCGTAATATTGTGACCCCTATTGCAGGAACTACGCGCGACTCTATCCATATCCATTATAACCAGTTTGGTCATGAGTTTATGTTCATTGATACTGCCGGTTTGCGTAAAAAAACCAAGGTTAAGGAAAACATTGAGTTCTATTCGGTGATGAGAACCATTAAGGCACTGGAAGAGGCGGATGTGGTGATCCTAATGGTAGATGCTATGGAAGGCCTTGAATCGCAGGACGTGAACATCTTCCACCTCGCGGAGAAAAACAAAAAGGGTGTGGTTATCCTGGTCAACAAATGGGACCTGGTAGAAAAGAACAGCAAGACGATCAATGTTTTCAAGGAGCAGATTCAGCAGAAGCTGCAGCCCTTTACTGATGTGCCGATACTCTTTACTTCAGTAATTAATAAGCAGCGTATCTTCCAGGCCATTGAAACAGCGCTTGAGGTATATAAGAATAGAAGCAAGAAGGTACCTACGTCTAAACTGAATGACGTTATGCTTCCGATTATCGAGAAATACCCGCCTCCGGCTACGAAAGGAAAATACATCAAGATCAAATACATCACCCAGATCAATGCAAGTTCTCCGATGTTTGCTTTCTTCTGCAATCTTCCTCAGTATATCAAAGAGCCATATAAGCGGTTTCTGGAGAACAAGTTAAGGGAAAACTTCGATTTCAGCGGTGTGCCGATCCAGATCTACTTCCGCCAGAAATAG
- a CDS encoding S41 family peptidase has translation MKKSTRENVFVALTYSVTLIAGMFLGYKFLKDQGYTFTKVTQYAHNNSDKAEEIMHIIRKNYVDEVNPDTLTHLPIDSMLHKLDPHSVYLPPTKASEFAREMAGNFEGIGIEYYILKDTLLVTNVVRGGPAYLSGIRQGDKILKVDTFEVSGKALPREQMTGRIKGRKGTAVKLTLLRQGLAEPLVLNIKRSRVRVSTIDAAYMLNNETGYVRISRFGAETDKDFVDAIKSLKASGMTKMVLDLRDNGGGYLTAATALANQILHENALIVYTEGKHEPRTEYIATGGGEFENGKLAVLINENSASASEILAGAVQDLNRGVIIGRRSFGKGLVQEQFPFGDGSALNLTIARYYTPSGRSIQKPYSRGYQAYQQELNRRVRDSAVSKHLKDSINAKRFTGGGIQPDIYVQPDTLGFNQFYAGLAEKKVLSDFVYDVLSGRYTANYVEENLVNFNVSETDFKDFIRYALKREVIIDPRQLAASKPLIINDMKVLLAKYYLGSAGYYKALNLSDPIVKQALTALE, from the coding sequence ATGAAAAAGAGCACTCGCGAAAATGTCTTTGTCGCACTTACCTACTCAGTCACCCTGATCGCAGGTATGTTTCTCGGGTATAAGTTTTTAAAAGACCAGGGCTATACTTTTACCAAAGTAACCCAGTATGCTCATAATAATTCTGATAAGGCTGAAGAAATCATGCACATCATCCGCAAAAACTACGTGGATGAGGTAAACCCAGATACGCTTACGCACCTGCCTATCGACAGCATGCTGCACAAGCTTGATCCGCATAGCGTGTACCTGCCGCCAACCAAGGCGAGCGAATTTGCCCGGGAAATGGCTGGAAATTTTGAGGGGATAGGCATTGAATACTATATCTTAAAAGACACCCTTCTGGTCACCAACGTGGTCAGGGGCGGACCGGCATACTTATCCGGGATACGGCAGGGCGATAAGATCCTGAAGGTTGATACGTTTGAGGTAAGCGGTAAAGCGCTGCCGCGGGAACAGATGACCGGACGGATAAAAGGCAGAAAAGGTACAGCTGTAAAACTAACCCTTTTGCGCCAGGGTCTGGCCGAGCCCCTCGTGCTCAATATAAAAAGGAGCAGAGTTAGGGTGAGTACCATCGACGCAGCTTATATGCTCAATAATGAAACCGGCTATGTCCGCATAAGCAGATTTGGCGCCGAGACCGACAAAGACTTTGTCGACGCCATAAAAAGCCTCAAAGCTTCCGGCATGACCAAGATGGTGCTGGACTTGCGCGACAACGGCGGTGGTTATTTAACTGCAGCGACGGCATTGGCCAACCAGATTTTACACGAGAATGCCCTGATTGTATATACAGAGGGAAAGCACGAACCCCGGACAGAGTATATCGCAACAGGCGGAGGGGAGTTCGAAAACGGTAAGCTCGCGGTACTGATCAACGAAAATTCCGCCTCGGCAAGCGAGATCCTTGCAGGTGCCGTTCAGGACCTGAACCGGGGCGTTATTATCGGGCGCCGTTCTTTCGGTAAGGGTCTTGTACAGGAGCAATTTCCGTTTGGAGATGGTTCTGCTTTAAATCTTACCATTGCCAGGTATTATACACCTTCAGGAAGAAGCATCCAGAAACCTTACAGCAGAGGTTACCAGGCGTATCAGCAGGAACTGAATCGCCGCGTTAGGGATTCGGCCGTTTCAAAGCATTTGAAAGACAGCATCAATGCAAAACGCTTCACAGGCGGGGGCATCCAGCCCGACATTTATGTGCAGCCTGACACCTTGGGCTTCAACCAGTTTTATGCAGGTCTGGCCGAAAAGAAAGTGCTTTCAGATTTTGTATATGATGTTTTGTCGGGCAGGTACACGGCAAACTATGTTGAGGAAAACCTGGTAAATTTCAATGTCAGCGAGACCGACTTCAAAGATTTTATCCGCTACGCATTAAAGAGAGAGGTTATCATAGATCCGAGGCAGCTCGCAGCATCCAAGCCCTTGATCATAAATGATATGAAAGTTCTTTTGGCTAAATATTACCTTGGTTCGGCAGGTTACTATAAGGCACTAAATCTTAGCGACCCCATCGTAAAACAGGCACTTACCGCACTCGAGTAG
- a CDS encoding UDP-2,3-diacylglucosamine diphosphatase yields MPKREVDLAVISDVHLGTYGCHAKELLNYLKSIKPKALILNGDIIDIWQFSKSYFPESHMKVIRRIMKFSTEGVPVYYLTGNHDEMLRKFSDLSIGSFLLTDKLVLELDGKKAWFFHGDVFDVTMQHSKWLAKLGAIGYDALILINSLANWMLTLLKREKMSFSKKIKASFKDAVKFINDFETTAAELAIDKGYGYVVCGHIHQPEIREIATDQGSVCYLNSGDWVENLTALEYHQGTWSLYKYLPEDFIAYVDDADLLDNEDLKMKLDVKAMFQRFKTEHI; encoded by the coding sequence ATGCCTAAAAGGGAAGTGGACCTGGCCGTAATTTCTGATGTACACCTTGGAACCTACGGCTGCCACGCAAAAGAACTGCTCAACTATCTCAAGAGCATTAAGCCAAAAGCGCTCATCCTCAACGGAGATATCATCGACATCTGGCAGTTCAGCAAATCTTACTTTCCCGAATCTCATATGAAAGTGATCCGCCGGATCATGAAGTTTAGCACGGAGGGTGTTCCGGTATATTATCTTACGGGCAACCACGATGAGATGCTGCGCAAGTTCAGCGATTTAAGTATCGGCAGCTTCCTGCTCACCGACAAACTTGTGCTCGAACTGGATGGTAAAAAGGCCTGGTTCTTTCACGGCGATGTATTTGACGTGACTATGCAGCATTCTAAGTGGCTGGCGAAACTAGGCGCCATCGGGTATGACGCACTCATCCTCATCAATAGCCTCGCCAACTGGATGCTTACCCTTTTAAAAAGAGAGAAAATGAGCTTCTCTAAAAAGATCAAAGCAAGCTTTAAAGACGCCGTTAAGTTCATTAACGACTTTGAGACTACAGCGGCCGAGCTCGCTATAGATAAAGGTTACGGTTATGTGGTGTGCGGACATATTCATCAGCCTGAGATCAGGGAAATAGCGACCGACCAGGGCTCGGTCTGCTATCTGAATTCTGGCGACTGGGTCGAAAACCTCACTGCCCTTGAATATCACCAAGGCACATGGAGCCTATACAAATACCTGCCTGAAGATTTTATCGCATACGTAGACGATGCGGATCTGCTCGACAATGAAGATCTGAAGATGAAACTGGATGTAAAGGCCATGTTTCAACGCTTTAAAACAGAGCACATCTAG
- the murQ gene encoding N-acetylmuramic acid 6-phosphate etherase has protein sequence MIRTTEQESNYRDIDQMSVHEILTGINNEDKSVALQVEKCLPQIERLTAAVAERMKQGGRLFYIGAGTSGRLGVVDASECPPTFGVPFDLVVGIIAGGDTAIRRAVENAEDDETQAWADLLAYNISDKDCVVGLAASGTTPYVTGGLNAARENGVLTGCIVCNANSPVAQACEYPVEVVVGPEFLTGSTRMKSGTAQKMVLNMLSTTVMIRLGRIKGNKMVDMQLTNHKLVDRGTQMIMAELNVGETEAAELLSQHGSVRAAISAAQKTKL, from the coding sequence ATGATCAGAACAACAGAACAGGAATCAAATTACCGTGATATTGACCAGATGTCGGTACACGAAATACTTACCGGCATCAACAATGAGGACAAGTCGGTAGCCCTTCAGGTTGAAAAATGCCTGCCTCAAATTGAACGTCTTACTGCCGCAGTAGCGGAGCGGATGAAGCAGGGCGGTCGACTGTTTTACATTGGCGCGGGTACGAGCGGCCGATTGGGTGTTGTGGATGCTTCTGAATGTCCGCCAACGTTCGGCGTGCCATTTGATCTTGTTGTGGGCATTATTGCAGGTGGGGATACGGCCATACGCCGGGCCGTTGAAAATGCAGAAGATGATGAAACGCAGGCCTGGGCCGATTTGCTTGCTTATAATATTTCGGACAAAGATTGTGTCGTTGGACTCGCTGCATCGGGCACTACCCCTTATGTGACCGGTGGATTAAACGCCGCCAGGGAAAATGGTGTTCTTACCGGTTGTATTGTCTGCAATGCAAATAGCCCCGTTGCGCAGGCTTGTGAGTATCCTGTGGAAGTGGTGGTGGGACCTGAATTTCTTACGGGCTCAACCCGAATGAAGTCGGGCACCGCACAAAAAATGGTTCTGAATATGCTGAGCACCACAGTGATGATTCGCCTGGGACGAATTAAGGGCAATAAAATGGTGGATATGCAGTTAACCAATCATAAGCTGGTGGATCGCGGTACACAGATGATTATGGCGGAGTTGAATGTCGGCGAAACGGAAGCTGCGGAACTGCTCTCGCAACACGGCAGCGTCAGAGCTGCAATTTCCGCTGCGCAAAAAACCAAACTATAA
- a CDS encoding Bax inhibitor-1/YccA family protein, giving the protein MENNNNYNWTSQYTNVEDVTGKVAKKFFANVFLWMFVALSLSTFAAYYFANTPELLAYMFNPETGKMAALGWVAMFAPLGLVLLMSAGMSRLSYGALLGVFVLYSALTGVSLSFILLAYTASSVVSCFAAAAGIFGLMAFLGYTTDIDLSRFGSILMIGLVGLIIASIVNAFIQSESFSLFLAFIGIAIFTALTAYDVQKLKRIGAGLEESGARMEDADTKKLAIMGALSLYLDFLNIFLYLLRIFGDRR; this is encoded by the coding sequence ATGGAAAATAACAACAATTATAACTGGACCTCCCAGTACACCAACGTAGAGGATGTGACGGGAAAGGTTGCAAAGAAGTTCTTTGCCAATGTATTCCTCTGGATGTTTGTAGCGCTCAGTCTGTCGACTTTCGCTGCCTATTATTTTGCAAATACACCTGAACTGCTTGCTTATATGTTCAATCCGGAAACCGGAAAAATGGCAGCACTGGGATGGGTAGCCATGTTTGCGCCGCTTGGCCTGGTATTGCTCATGAGTGCCGGAATGAGCCGTTTGTCTTATGGTGCGCTTTTAGGGGTGTTTGTGCTGTATTCTGCGCTGACTGGTGTGAGTTTAAGCTTCATACTCCTGGCTTATACCGCTAGTTCTGTGGTAAGCTGTTTTGCAGCCGCAGCGGGTATTTTTGGTTTGATGGCATTTTTGGGTTATACGACGGACATTGACCTGAGCAGGTTCGGCTCAATTCTGATGATTGGACTGGTAGGCTTGATCATTGCTTCCATAGTTAATGCCTTTATACAGAGCGAGAGCTTCAGCCTGTTCCTGGCTTTCATCGGCATCGCCATCTTTACGGCGCTGACTGCCTATGATGTTCAGAAACTGAAGCGTATAGGTGCTGGTCTTGAAGAAAGCGGCGCACGCATGGAAGATGCTGACACCAAAAAGCTGGCCATCATGGGTGCTTTGTCACTTTACCTTGACTTCCTTAACATTTTCTTGTATCTGTTAAGAATCTTCGGCGACAGAAGATAA